A window of Microbacterium luteolum contains these coding sequences:
- a CDS encoding GNAT family N-acetyltransferase gives MIATSARRAATARTSRSASPATRAERTAASVLIEQATFDDVDGLALLKWRDDMDGSSRAESAVEFAADLDTWWRDHRRSHFAFVARSGEHGIVGAAWVALLPRVPRPGQVERLSADIQSVFVLPEHRGHGIGTELVSAAYQHAVSAGAAKVVVNSSVGAVSLYRRLGFDVSPVLLVRDAVD, from the coding sequence GTGATCGCGACGAGCGCCCGCCGCGCGGCGACCGCGAGGACAAGCCGTTCCGCAAGCCCCGCCACAAGAGCTGAGCGAACGGCGGCGAGCGTGCTGATCGAACAGGCCACCTTCGATGATGTGGACGGCCTCGCGCTTCTGAAATGGCGTGACGATATGGACGGTTCCTCTCGCGCAGAGTCGGCCGTCGAGTTCGCGGCGGACCTCGATACCTGGTGGCGCGATCACCGGCGCTCCCACTTCGCGTTCGTCGCACGCTCGGGCGAGCACGGGATCGTCGGCGCGGCGTGGGTCGCGTTGCTTCCGCGCGTGCCGAGGCCGGGTCAGGTGGAACGGCTGTCCGCCGACATCCAGAGTGTGTTCGTGTTGCCGGAGCATCGGGGGCACGGGATCGGGACAGAGCTCGTCTCTGCGGCGTATCAGCATGCAGTGTCCGCAGGTGCGGCCAAGGTCGTCGTGAACTCCAGCGTCGGCGCGGTTTCGCTCTATCGACGCCTGGGCTTCGACGTCTCCCCCGTGCTGCTCGTGCGCGATGCCGTGGACTGA
- the ligA gene encoding NAD-dependent DNA ligase LigA, with product MPENISLEDARTEAEELTTRILEAKDAYYGRDTSVVDDFTYDGWMHRLEELERLHPELQGQDSPTQMVGAAEATGLATIEHAERMLSLDNVFSIEELREWAAKTQASAGRKVAWLTELKIDGLAINLRYENGVLTSAATRGDGRVGEIVTENALRLPEIPERLSGEGHPEIVEVRGEVFIPVAAFERLNAAQAAFRDRAYNDALARWEARGGAKKPFDEEKARTAAARRFPSFANPRNAASGGLRQQIEKKDGLELEAGLLRIESLALYVHGVGAWVNPPVEAQSEVYDLLAEWGLPTSPHTRVCGSIDEVASFVEYFGEHRHDIEHELDGIVVKVDELELHDELGATSRAPRWAIAYKYPPEEVQTKLLDIVVSVGRTGRATPFAVMAPAQVAGSVVRQATLHNKDVVKAKGVLIGDTVVLRKAGDVIPEVLGPVVDKRDGSEREFVMPVECPECGTALRPMKEGDIDLRCPNARSCPAQVRGRVEHIGSRGALDVEALGEVTAAALTQPTSPEVPPLETEAGLFDLTIEQLVPIELFVRDAETGLPKEDEDGLVKTRAPFRRNPTAAEKKAGAEGPQPSSQAITLLAELEKAKTKDLWRLLVSLNIRHVGPSAARALAQWFGSLEAIRAASRDELASVEGVGGIIADSLLAWFEIDWHQEIVLRWTEAGVQWSTPGHPGPGGAIAAGGVLEGLTIVATGSLDGYTRDGAQEAIIMAGGKAASSVSKKTDFVAAGPGAGSKLGKAEELGIRILDAAQFHILVTEGPDALA from the coding sequence GTGCCGGAGAACATCTCGCTGGAAGACGCCCGAACCGAAGCCGAAGAGCTGACCACTCGCATCCTCGAGGCGAAGGACGCCTATTACGGGCGCGACACCTCGGTCGTCGACGACTTCACCTACGACGGCTGGATGCACCGTCTCGAAGAGCTCGAGCGCCTGCACCCCGAACTGCAGGGCCAGGACTCCCCGACGCAGATGGTCGGCGCTGCCGAGGCGACGGGCCTCGCCACCATCGAGCATGCCGAGCGGATGCTGAGCCTCGACAACGTCTTCTCGATCGAGGAGCTGCGGGAGTGGGCCGCGAAGACCCAGGCATCCGCCGGGCGGAAGGTCGCCTGGCTCACCGAGCTGAAGATCGACGGGCTCGCCATCAACCTGCGTTACGAGAACGGCGTGCTCACGTCGGCGGCCACGCGAGGAGACGGGCGCGTGGGTGAGATCGTCACGGAGAACGCGCTCCGGCTGCCGGAGATCCCCGAGCGCCTCAGCGGTGAGGGACATCCCGAGATCGTCGAGGTCCGCGGAGAGGTCTTCATCCCCGTCGCGGCGTTCGAGCGGCTCAATGCCGCGCAGGCGGCCTTCCGTGACCGCGCCTACAACGACGCGCTCGCACGCTGGGAGGCGCGCGGCGGAGCCAAGAAGCCGTTCGACGAGGAGAAAGCCCGCACGGCCGCTGCACGGCGGTTCCCCTCGTTCGCGAATCCTCGGAACGCGGCGAGCGGCGGACTCCGCCAGCAGATCGAAAAGAAGGACGGGCTCGAACTCGAGGCGGGGCTCCTGCGCATCGAGTCGCTCGCGCTCTACGTGCACGGCGTCGGCGCCTGGGTGAATCCGCCGGTCGAGGCGCAGAGCGAGGTCTACGACCTGCTGGCGGAGTGGGGCCTGCCGACGAGTCCGCACACCAGGGTGTGCGGCTCGATCGACGAGGTGGCGTCGTTCGTCGAGTACTTCGGCGAGCACAGGCACGACATCGAGCATGAGCTCGACGGGATCGTCGTCAAGGTCGACGAGCTCGAGCTGCACGATGAGCTCGGCGCGACCAGCCGAGCTCCGCGGTGGGCGATCGCCTACAAGTACCCGCCGGAAGAGGTGCAGACGAAGCTGCTCGACATCGTCGTCTCGGTGGGTCGGACCGGTCGCGCCACACCGTTCGCCGTGATGGCGCCGGCGCAGGTCGCGGGTTCCGTGGTCCGTCAGGCGACCCTGCACAACAAGGACGTGGTGAAGGCCAAGGGCGTGCTCATCGGCGACACGGTCGTACTGCGCAAGGCGGGCGACGTGATCCCCGAAGTGCTCGGACCGGTGGTCGACAAGCGCGACGGCTCGGAGCGCGAGTTCGTGATGCCGGTGGAGTGCCCGGAGTGCGGAACGGCGCTGCGGCCCATGAAGGAGGGCGACATCGACCTCCGCTGCCCGAACGCCCGCTCGTGCCCCGCACAGGTGCGCGGTCGTGTCGAGCACATCGGGTCGCGTGGCGCACTCGACGTCGAGGCCCTCGGCGAGGTCACCGCCGCCGCACTCACTCAGCCGACCTCGCCAGAGGTGCCCCCGCTGGAGACCGAGGCGGGGCTGTTCGATCTCACGATCGAGCAGCTCGTACCGATCGAGCTCTTCGTGCGCGACGCCGAGACCGGGCTTCCGAAGGAAGACGAAGACGGGCTCGTGAAGACGAGGGCACCGTTCCGGCGCAACCCCACGGCCGCCGAGAAGAAGGCCGGCGCGGAAGGCCCGCAGCCGTCGTCGCAGGCCATCACCCTGCTGGCTGAGCTCGAGAAGGCCAAGACGAAGGACCTGTGGCGGCTGCTCGTGTCGCTGAACATCCGCCACGTCGGTCCGTCCGCGGCTCGGGCGCTGGCGCAGTGGTTCGGCTCACTCGAAGCGATCCGTGCGGCATCCCGCGATGAACTCGCGTCGGTCGAGGGAGTCGGCGGCATCATCGCCGACTCGCTCCTCGCGTGGTTCGAGATCGACTGGCACCAGGAGATCGTGCTGCGCTGGACGGAGGCGGGCGTGCAGTGGTCGACGCCCGGCCATCCGGGTCCTGGCGGTGCGATCGCGGCGGGCGGGGTGCTCGAGGGACTCACGATCGTCGCCACGGGCTCGCTCGACGGGTATACCCGCGATGGTGCGCAGGAGGCCATCATCATGGCAGGTGGCAAGGCCGCCTCGAGCGTGTCGAAGAAGACGGACTTCGTCGCCGCCGGCCCCGGCGCCGGCTCCAAGCTCGGGAAGGCCGAAGAGCTCGGCATCCGCATCCTCGACGCGGCGCAGTTCCACATCCTCGTGACCGAGGGGCCTGACGCTCTCGCATGA
- the mnmA gene encoding tRNA 2-thiouridine(34) synthase MnmA, with amino-acid sequence MRILAAMSGGVDSAVAAARAVEAGHDVVGVHLALSRAGGTLRTGSRGCCTIEDALDARRAADLLGIPFYVWDFSERFRDDVIDDFIAEYQAGRTPNPCMRCNEKIKFAALLERAIELGFDAVCTGHYATLIDGEHGLELHRASDNAKDQSYVLGVLTTEQLAHTYFPLGTTPSKAIVRAEAEARGLTVAQKPDSHDICFIPDGDTRGWLAEKVGTATGEIVDRAGEVVGSHEGAHAFTVGQRRGLKLGVPAADGKPRFVLEVRPVSNTIVVGPKEALAIAEIAGERYSWAGAGPVDSSFACHVQIRAHSEPVAAVATVTDDGVRVVPEVPLDGVAPGQTAVLYVGTRVLGQFTIDTTVSAVPVGA; translated from the coding sequence ATGCGGATACTGGCGGCGATGAGCGGCGGAGTCGACTCCGCCGTCGCGGCCGCGCGTGCCGTGGAGGCGGGGCACGACGTGGTCGGCGTGCACCTGGCGCTCTCCCGAGCCGGCGGAACGCTGCGGACGGGAAGCCGCGGATGCTGCACGATCGAGGACGCCCTCGATGCGCGCCGCGCCGCCGACCTGCTCGGCATCCCGTTCTACGTGTGGGACTTCTCCGAGCGCTTCCGCGACGACGTGATCGACGACTTCATCGCCGAGTACCAGGCCGGACGTACGCCGAACCCGTGCATGCGCTGCAACGAGAAGATCAAGTTCGCCGCCCTCCTGGAGCGCGCGATCGAACTCGGCTTCGACGCCGTGTGCACCGGTCACTACGCCACGCTCATCGACGGCGAGCACGGGCTTGAGCTGCATCGAGCCTCGGACAACGCGAAGGACCAGTCCTACGTGCTCGGGGTGCTCACGACCGAGCAGCTCGCGCACACCTACTTCCCGCTCGGCACGACGCCGTCGAAGGCGATCGTGCGTGCGGAGGCGGAGGCGCGCGGGCTGACCGTCGCGCAGAAGCCCGACAGCCACGACATCTGCTTCATCCCCGACGGCGACACCCGCGGATGGCTCGCCGAGAAGGTCGGCACCGCCACCGGCGAGATCGTCGATCGCGCAGGCGAGGTGGTCGGGTCGCACGAGGGGGCGCACGCCTTCACGGTCGGACAGCGCCGGGGGCTCAAGCTCGGCGTGCCGGCGGCCGACGGCAAGCCGAGGTTCGTGCTCGAGGTGCGCCCGGTGTCGAACACCATCGTCGTGGGTCCGAAGGAGGCTCTCGCGATCGCGGAGATCGCGGGCGAGCGCTACAGCTGGGCCGGTGCAGGGCCCGTCGACTCGTCCTTCGCGTGCCATGTGCAGATCCGCGCGCATTCCGAGCCCGTCGCGGCCGTCGCGACGGTGACCGACGACGGCGTGCGTGTCGTTCCCGAGGTCCCGCTCGACGGTGTCGCGCCGGGGCAGACCGCGGTGCTCTATGTGGGGACGCGCGTGCTCGGGCAGTTCACGATCGACACCACCGTGTCGGCCGTGCCCGTCGGCGCGTAG
- a CDS encoding cysteine desulfurase family protein, translating to MRHYLDHAATTPLRPEARDAWLEATETVGNASSTHGAGQDARRLLEESRERVAAVLDADPIEIVFTSGGTESINLALQGLWRSRPAGAEAIVMPDAEHHATMDTVAALAEEGAQVRAVGVTALAGIDMDAFARQLPGAALATALVANNEAGTVNDAAALASSSAIAGVPLHLDAVAALGHLPLSFRGLRGDAAPGVGLVALSLAGHKIGAPVGVGVLVTARTARMTAMLRGGAQQRGLRAGTQDVAGAAAFATALELAESEREVEAVRLSALRDRLVAGIRSAVPAAELLGDPVHRLPGNAHVLFPGAVGESLLFLLDVAGVAASTGSACQAGVAEPSHVVMAMGRSERDARSVLRFSLGRTSTDADVDAVLDAIADAYLRASGSGTGARS from the coding sequence ATGCGGCACTACCTGGACCATGCGGCGACCACGCCTCTGCGGCCTGAGGCGCGCGATGCCTGGCTGGAAGCGACCGAGACGGTCGGCAACGCCTCTTCGACGCACGGCGCCGGGCAGGACGCGCGGCGTCTGCTCGAGGAATCGCGCGAGCGCGTTGCGGCGGTGCTGGATGCCGATCCGATCGAGATCGTGTTCACGTCTGGTGGCACCGAGTCGATCAACCTCGCACTGCAGGGGCTCTGGCGTTCGCGCCCCGCCGGCGCGGAGGCGATCGTGATGCCGGATGCCGAGCACCACGCCACGATGGACACCGTCGCGGCCCTGGCTGAAGAGGGTGCGCAGGTGCGTGCCGTCGGTGTCACAGCGCTGGCCGGCATCGACATGGACGCCTTCGCCCGCCAGCTCCCCGGGGCGGCCCTCGCCACGGCTCTCGTCGCGAACAACGAGGCGGGCACCGTCAACGATGCGGCCGCGCTGGCCTCGTCGAGCGCGATCGCCGGGGTGCCGCTCCACCTCGACGCCGTCGCCGCCCTCGGTCACCTGCCCCTCTCCTTCCGCGGGCTGCGGGGGGATGCGGCACCCGGGGTCGGACTCGTCGCGCTGAGTCTGGCCGGGCACAAGATCGGTGCACCCGTCGGCGTCGGCGTCCTCGTCACTGCTCGGACGGCCCGGATGACCGCGATGCTCCGCGGTGGTGCCCAGCAGCGCGGTCTCCGCGCCGGGACCCAGGACGTGGCCGGGGCCGCGGCCTTCGCGACGGCTCTGGAGCTCGCCGAGTCGGAGCGCGAAGTCGAGGCCGTTCGTCTGTCCGCTCTGCGCGACCGTCTCGTCGCCGGCATCCGCTCGGCCGTACCCGCCGCGGAGCTGCTCGGTGACCCGGTCCACCGGCTCCCCGGCAACGCCCACGTGCTCTTCCCCGGTGCGGTGGGGGAGAGCCTCCTGTTCCTCCTCGACGTCGCAGGTGTCGCCGCATCCACCGGCTCCGCCTGCCAGGCGGGCGTCGCCGAGCCCTCGCACGTGGTGATGGCCATGGGCCGGAGCGAACGGGACGCCCGGAGCGTGCTGCGGTTCTCGCTCGGTCGCACCTCGACGGATGCCGACGTCGACGCGGTGCTCGACGCGATCGCCGACGCCTACCTCCGCGCATCCGGGTCCGGCACAGGCGCACGCTCGTAG
- the glgX gene encoding glycogen debranching protein GlgX: protein MPESRDFTAPGGPALDNLGVRLHDGVGTLRIWSQNAASVVLVVFDATDLDWATDEVPLERRPGGIWEVTTPLLQPGVRYAVRVGGPHGPGNTFNPESLLLDPYARGLAQGDGYEEWRSVVIVDGFDWGDSQKPRVPLDRTVIYEGHLKGLTKRHPDVPPALHGTYAGLAHPAMIDYLHSLGITSVELLPVHAFVPEPRLLERGLTNYWGYNTLNFFTPHTAYATEEARKEGPEAVLAEFKGMVRLLHEAGLEVILDVVYNHTSEEGIGGPRSSLRGIDNASYYRQDDTGVYIDTTGCGNTLNTSTDAGARLILDSLRYWAQEMQIDGFRFDLAAAIARDGAHTYTPEHPLLTAIANDPILAETKLIAEPWDVGLGGWQTGNFPAGWHEWNDRYRDRVRNFWLSDIDYARRASAPVGIGGFATRLAGSSNTFSEARGPLASVNFVTAHDGFTLHDLVSYDVKHNEANGEQNRDGADMNRAFNHGVEGPTDDPTILAARRKAMRNLLGTLLLSAGIPMLTAGDEVGRTQRGNNNAYAQDSAMTWLAWEFEPWQKDLRAHVARLIGLRAENPALRPSKYARLGEHIPNASVMDWFDQNGETMESAQWADPRNRTLQYVAASTPDKEAANRILLIVHGTESPIDVRLPEEIEDATRFVSLWSSAEEHPSDTAEVFAPGDVLPIPGTSMRLFRVE from the coding sequence ATGCCCGAGTCCCGAGACTTCACCGCGCCCGGCGGTCCAGCCCTCGACAACCTCGGCGTCCGTCTGCACGACGGCGTCGGGACCCTCCGTATCTGGTCGCAGAACGCGGCCTCCGTGGTGCTGGTCGTCTTCGACGCGACAGACCTCGACTGGGCGACGGACGAGGTACCGCTCGAGCGCCGCCCCGGCGGCATCTGGGAGGTCACCACTCCTCTCCTGCAGCCCGGCGTCCGCTACGCCGTCCGCGTCGGTGGTCCGCACGGTCCCGGCAACACCTTCAACCCGGAGAGCCTGCTGCTCGACCCGTACGCGCGCGGTCTCGCCCAGGGCGACGGCTACGAGGAATGGCGCTCGGTCGTCATCGTCGACGGCTTCGACTGGGGCGATTCGCAGAAGCCACGCGTGCCCCTCGACCGGACCGTGATCTACGAGGGCCACCTGAAGGGTCTCACCAAGCGCCACCCCGACGTGCCACCTGCCCTGCACGGCACGTATGCGGGACTCGCCCACCCCGCGATGATCGACTACCTCCACTCGCTCGGGATCACCTCGGTGGAGCTCCTCCCCGTGCACGCCTTCGTCCCGGAGCCGCGCCTGCTGGAGCGCGGCCTCACCAACTACTGGGGCTACAACACCCTCAACTTCTTCACCCCCCACACCGCGTACGCCACCGAGGAGGCACGCAAGGAAGGCCCGGAGGCCGTACTGGCCGAGTTCAAGGGCATGGTGCGGTTGCTGCATGAGGCGGGGCTCGAGGTGATCCTCGACGTCGTCTACAACCACACCTCGGAGGAGGGCATCGGCGGGCCGCGTTCGAGCCTCCGCGGCATCGACAACGCCAGCTACTACCGCCAGGACGACACCGGGGTGTACATCGACACCACCGGGTGCGGCAACACGCTGAACACCTCGACGGATGCCGGCGCTCGACTGATCCTCGACTCGCTCCGCTACTGGGCGCAGGAGATGCAGATCGACGGCTTCCGCTTCGATCTGGCCGCCGCGATCGCCCGCGACGGCGCACACACCTACACGCCGGAGCATCCGCTCCTGACCGCTATCGCGAACGACCCGATCCTCGCCGAGACGAAGCTGATCGCAGAGCCGTGGGACGTCGGTCTCGGCGGATGGCAGACCGGCAACTTCCCGGCGGGCTGGCACGAGTGGAACGATCGGTATCGCGACCGGGTCCGCAACTTCTGGCTCAGCGACATCGACTACGCCCGTCGGGCGTCGGCGCCGGTCGGCATCGGCGGCTTCGCGACCAGGCTCGCCGGCTCGTCGAACACGTTCAGCGAGGCCCGCGGCCCTCTGGCCAGTGTGAACTTCGTCACCGCTCACGACGGTTTCACCCTGCACGACCTCGTCTCGTACGACGTCAAGCACAACGAGGCCAACGGCGAGCAGAACCGCGACGGCGCCGATATGAACCGTGCGTTCAACCACGGTGTCGAGGGCCCGACCGACGACCCGACGATCCTCGCGGCCCGTCGTAAGGCGATGCGCAACCTCCTCGGCACGCTGCTGCTCTCGGCAGGAATCCCGATGCTCACCGCAGGCGACGAGGTCGGCCGCACTCAGCGCGGAAACAACAACGCCTACGCCCAGGACTCCGCGATGACCTGGCTCGCCTGGGAGTTCGAACCGTGGCAGAAGGATCTCCGTGCGCACGTCGCCCGGCTGATCGGCCTGCGTGCCGAGAACCCCGCGCTCCGCCCCAGCAAGTACGCCCGGCTCGGCGAGCACATCCCGAACGCCTCCGTCATGGACTGGTTCGACCAGAACGGCGAGACCATGGAGAGCGCGCAGTGGGCGGACCCCCGCAACCGCACCCTCCAGTACGTCGCGGCCTCCACACCGGACAAGGAGGCGGCGAACCGGATCCTGCTGATCGTCCACGGCACCGAGTCACCCATCGACGTGCGCCTCCCCGAGGAGATCGAGGACGCGACGCGCTTCGTCTCGTTGTGGTCGAGCGCCGAAGAGCACCCATCGGATACGGCCGAGGTGTTCGCCCCGGGCGACGTCCTGCCCATTCCGGGCACCTCCATGCGCCTGTTCCGCGTGGAATGA
- a CDS encoding alpha-1,4-glucan--maltose-1-phosphate maltosyltransferase produces MAARGGTRSSALRSPSQIPTRPGGDVTIAEDTHTPRLPLLNGSPSVPGGFPAKAFVGEVVPFSVVSFREGHDIIGVHVRLTSPEGEESLHRLSPRLDGTDSWSTEIALDLQGRWIYRFEAFSDDFATWAHAAELKVAAGVDVPIMAALGAQLLSRAAGEKDRPAAQRKRLLAEAASLAGGDAATTIAVSTDAALAQIFADRPLASLRSASTPQTLLVDRTTAGVGAWYEFFPRSEGARRLKDGSVKTGTFRTAAKRLPGVAQMGFDVLYLVPIHPIGTTNRKGRNNTLVAEATDPGSPYAIGAAEGGHDAIHPDLGTAQDFRAFVRAAQKEGLEVALDLALQASPDHPWVAEHPEWFTTLPDGSIAYAENPPKKYQDIYPLNFDNDPAGIYAEMLRIVRHWVAQGVKIFRVDNPHTKPLQFWEWLIGTVNAEDPDVIFLAEAFTRPAVMRALAAVGFQQSYSYFTWRNTKEELEEFLTSVSQETSDYMRPNLFVNTHDILTEYLQFGGRAAYRIRACIAATAAPIYGVYAGYELFENVARPGSEENIDNEKYEFKVRDWAGSEARGESLAPLLRRLNEIRAAHPALRQLRNFATHWSDDDSVLVYSKHLDAAFTGTGQADTIIVVANVDPHSVRETTVHLDTTRWGVPLGEDFEVEDLLTGAVWTWSDHNYVRLDAFAEPVHILKVRERS; encoded by the coding sequence GTGGCTGCACGTGGTGGTACTCGGTCCTCGGCTCTCCGGAGCCCCTCTCAGATCCCGACGCGCCCCGGTGGTGACGTCACGATCGCGGAGGATACGCACACGCCCCGCCTCCCGCTCCTGAACGGCTCCCCCTCGGTCCCGGGCGGGTTCCCTGCGAAGGCGTTCGTCGGCGAGGTCGTCCCGTTCAGCGTCGTGTCCTTCCGCGAGGGCCACGACATCATCGGCGTGCACGTCCGGCTGACCTCGCCCGAAGGCGAGGAGAGCCTGCATCGACTGTCCCCGCGACTCGACGGCACCGACAGCTGGTCAACCGAGATCGCGCTGGATCTCCAGGGCCGCTGGATCTATCGTTTCGAGGCCTTCTCGGACGACTTCGCGACCTGGGCTCACGCCGCCGAGCTGAAGGTCGCCGCCGGCGTCGACGTGCCGATCATGGCAGCTCTGGGCGCCCAGCTCCTCTCCAGGGCCGCAGGCGAGAAGGATCGTCCGGCCGCGCAGCGCAAGCGTCTGCTGGCCGAAGCGGCATCTCTGGCGGGTGGCGATGCAGCGACGACCATCGCCGTGTCGACGGATGCCGCACTCGCGCAGATCTTCGCGGATCGGCCGCTCGCGAGCCTCCGCTCCGCCTCGACGCCCCAGACCCTGCTCGTCGATCGCACGACGGCCGGCGTCGGCGCGTGGTACGAGTTCTTCCCCCGTTCCGAAGGCGCCAGGCGCCTCAAGGACGGGAGTGTGAAGACCGGTACGTTCCGCACGGCCGCGAAGAGGCTTCCTGGCGTCGCGCAGATGGGTTTCGACGTCCTCTACCTGGTCCCCATCCATCCGATCGGCACCACGAATCGCAAGGGGCGCAACAACACCCTGGTCGCCGAGGCGACCGACCCCGGCTCGCCCTATGCGATCGGTGCGGCGGAGGGCGGCCACGACGCCATCCACCCCGATCTGGGCACGGCGCAGGACTTCCGCGCCTTCGTGCGCGCCGCGCAGAAGGAGGGCCTCGAGGTCGCCCTCGACCTCGCGCTGCAGGCGTCACCGGACCATCCGTGGGTCGCTGAGCACCCGGAGTGGTTCACCACGCTCCCCGACGGGTCGATCGCGTACGCCGAGAACCCGCCGAAGAAGTACCAGGACATCTATCCGCTGAACTTCGACAACGACCCGGCCGGCATCTACGCCGAGATGCTGCGCATCGTCCGGCACTGGGTCGCGCAGGGAGTGAAGATCTTCCGGGTGGACAACCCGCACACCAAGCCGCTGCAGTTCTGGGAATGGCTCATCGGGACCGTGAACGCCGAGGACCCCGACGTCATCTTCCTGGCCGAGGCGTTCACGCGCCCGGCGGTCATGCGCGCGCTCGCCGCCGTCGGATTCCAGCAGAGCTACAGCTACTTCACCTGGCGGAACACCAAGGAGGAGCTCGAGGAGTTCCTCACCTCTGTGTCGCAGGAGACCAGCGACTACATGCGTCCGAACCTCTTCGTGAACACGCACGACATCCTCACGGAGTACCTGCAGTTCGGCGGCAGAGCCGCCTACCGGATCCGCGCATGCATCGCGGCCACCGCGGCCCCGATCTACGGTGTGTACGCCGGATACGAGCTGTTCGAGAACGTCGCCCGCCCGGGTTCCGAGGAGAACATCGACAACGAGAAGTACGAGTTCAAGGTGCGGGACTGGGCCGGCTCCGAGGCGCGCGGAGAGTCGCTCGCCCCGCTGCTGCGTCGACTCAACGAGATCCGAGCCGCGCACCCCGCGCTGCGCCAGCTCCGCAACTTCGCGACGCACTGGAGCGACGACGACTCCGTCCTCGTCTACAGCAAGCACCTGGATGCCGCGTTCACGGGCACCGGGCAGGCCGACACGATCATCGTCGTGGCCAACGTCGATCCGCATTCGGTACGCGAGACCACGGTCCATCTCGACACGACGCGCTGGGGCGTCCCGCTCGGCGAGGACTTCGAGGTGGAGGACCTGCTCACGGGCGCGGTCTGGACTTGGAGCGACCACAACTACGTGCGGCTCGACGCTTTCGCCGAACCGGTGCACATCCTGAAGGTGAGGGAGCGATCATGA